The genomic stretch AATATCTGTAGTTCCTTTTTTACGTGGCTACTGTCAAATAATTAATGATATAGAAAATAAAAACAAGCTAACTAAGATAATGCATGGATATAATCAGGATAGAATTGATATTTCTGAGATTTACAATAGTGTTTTTTGTACCAGCATAATTCAAAACTCACATATTGTTAGCGCAGAGGATATTATTAATTATGATGTCGATAGTTTAAATATTCTAAGAGAAGATAATTATCCTCTTCTAAATAATACATTGAAACATACACTCACATATTTACATCTTCGATTGAAAGTAGAGAAAAGTCTTGTTGATCATTTTGGAATCGATTTTAATAGGAACCAATTACTGACTCAAATTATCCAAAGATCATTTCCACCCGGAGATAGTTGTAGATTCCCGATTTAAATTAGCAGTAATTCCCGCTTAAAATTGTCTTAAACCATGGCACCGAACAGCTTGTTTTCCCGGCTTCTTTTATCATTTGATTTTCCCGGATTATTCTGAGTAAAAAAATACGGGAGAAGCACCCGTATAAGAAAAGAATTTGATCAAAATCAACGACTCAACACCGATTGAACATGCTCTTTCTCAACAGTGGAATTTCCTGACAGATAGGCTTTTATTAATGCATGCTGCGCCATATTGTTGATCACCCGCATCACACCGCTTGAAGCATCATGGATGAGATTCATGGAGGGCTTAGTAAATATGGATGCCCCAGATGAAACATCACCGATTCGCTGTTCAATATATGAGAAGGTTTCCTCTTTTTTCAAAGTATCCATTCTTACTGTGACAGTAACCGAGTTTGCCAGAGATTCCAGTGAGGATAATCCCAGTTTTTGAATCAAGGGCTCCTGGCCGCAAAGCAGGATTGTAACAGCATTGAGAGAGTCATAATTGAAATTGGCGATCAGCCTGATTTCCTGGAGGATATCATTACCCAGTTTATCTGCCTCATCAATGATAAGAATGGGGTGAACATGTTTCGTACGATGCATATTCAGGATGTGCTCATGAACGGCTTTATACATTGGAGCCCTTCTACCACACGGCTGTAGACCAAAGGTGTGGCATAAATGAGAGTAGAATTCCTGTATTCCCACAGAGGTATGGCAGATGTAGTGAGATTCATAAGTTCCTTGATGAAGAGAGTCACTTGCCATTCTCAGGACACAGGTTTTTCCTGACCCGGATTTTCCTGTCAGGATACCAATTCCCTTTGTATCAAATAGAATCTGAAGCTGTTCCAGGGCATTACTTACCCCCGGGAGTGTTTTCAAATTTTCTGTTTTAATCTCCCTTGTGAATGGATCCGACGATAGATTGAAGTGAGAGTAAACATCCCGCATTTTCATCTCAGTTTCCTCCCATATTAGTTGCAGTAAGGTTTACAGGTAAATCGGAGTGTTCATACCCGGATTGGAGATCACTCGATCTGGAATACCCTCTCTTCACTTTGGAATTGGCATAAGTATCAACAATCCTTGCATCTCCATATTCTTTACCTCCCTGAGAGACCAAGACACGATCGACCGGGGGGTGTGGATCAAAATAGATATCGATTCGTTTTCCGCTCAGAATCGCCGGGGCTTCAAAGAGAGTCCCTCCCAGTGTGAATGTGGAATCCTTGTAGACTCTGCGCGACAACAGATGAAGGAATATTCGATCCAGATCAATAGAGGAGGCAATAGATTTTATATGATGGGCTTTGGCTATCCATGCATCCAGTGGTGTTATGTGCTGTTGAAGTCCTCTGTGAGGAGACCGGTGATATTCGCACTCCAGCCATGTATTGAATCTGGCATTCAAATCATCCAGATTTTTAACCGCGCTGATATCCAGAGGCCGGAGGAATTGATCACGTACAGTTCTGTAAAATCTTTCCTGTTTCCCTTTTCCCTGAGGGATTCCCGGCTTGGTGTGGCTTAAGGTAATCCCCAGTATATCCAGAATCCTCCTTGTCTGATTTGAGACAAAGCTACTACCATTATCTGTATAAAGGCGGCCGATCATCCCCTGTGCTTTCAGAATATGTTTGATCCCATCTTCAAAGAGGATAGATTTTTCAGAAAAAGAGAAGCGGCCATAAAGAATCCTTCTTGTGGCATCATCCAGAAAAGTCATCAGCAAGGCTTTTCGCATTTTTCCGTTTTTATCAGGAATCTCAGGGCCGTACATAACATCTGACTGAACACATTCCAGAGGAGAAA from Oceanispirochaeta sp. encodes the following:
- a CDS encoding AAA family ATPase codes for the protein MKMRDVYSHFNLSSDPFTREIKTENLKTLPGVSNALEQLQILFDTKGIGILTGKSGSGKTCVLRMASDSLHQGTYESHYICHTSVGIQEFYSHLCHTFGLQPCGRRAPMYKAVHEHILNMHRTKHVHPILIIDEADKLGNDILQEIRLIANFNYDSLNAVTILLCGQEPLIQKLGLSSLESLANSVTVTVRMDTLKKEETFSYIEQRIGDVSSGASIFTKPSMNLIHDASSGVMRVINNMAQHALIKAYLSGNSTVEKEHVQSVLSR
- a CDS encoding DDE-type integrase/transposase/recombinase, coding for MTEDENELRRRNICDFRHSVVAELGNPYLNRGQLTTLIKEKSKRDYEIPYSKRTTITEGCIRRWLCLYRKFGKQGLNPQIRQDLGKSRLIGEQEQNGIIALLESNPELTAIAAVRKLREQGVIKTEISSSSLSRFITSQGLTSKERQKVIMKEKSLKFDFFSPLECVQSDVMYGPEIPDKNGKMRKALLMTFLDDATRRILYGRFSFSEKSILFEDGIKHILKAQGMIGRLYTDNGSSFVSNQTRRILDILGITLSHTKPGIPQGKGKQERFYRTVRDQFLRPLDISAVKNLDDLNARFNTWLECEYHRSPHRGLQQHITPLDAWIAKAHHIKSIASSIDLDRIFLHLLSRRVYKDSTFTLGGTLFEAPAILSGKRIDIYFDPHPPVDRVLVSQGGKEYGDARIVDTYANSKVKRGYSRSSDLQSGYEHSDLPVNLTATNMGGN